The stretch of DNA ACCGGATAAGTGGATGGTGGCGCACANGGGCACCACGAAACCTGCGACCGAGCCGGAGACGCCGTTCTTCTTGGTGGATGCCAGTGTGACAGGAATCGTCGCCGCCGACGATGACGTGCCGAGGGCCGTGAAGTAGGCATCGCGCATGTTCCACAGCGCCTTCAACGGGTTGATGCCGGATAGGGTGCCCGCCACCGTGTACTGCGCCAGCAGCACCACGAACGTCAAGACAAGGGAAATAACAGCCACGAGTAGGAACTTCGTCACTACCGTCATGGCTGAGCCGCTGGCTGATAAGTCCATGAAGATGCCGAAGATGAACAGCGGCAGTGCGGGCACGATGAGTCTGCGAATCACGGCTTCGATGATGGTGCGGAATTCGATGGCCCCACGGAAGAGCACCTTGCTGTGGAACGCGGTGAGGCCGATCCCGATCACGAACGCGAGCACAAGTGCACTCATGACGCCGATCACTGGAGGAAGCACGATCTCAGTGGCGGATTCTCCTGCGCTGCTGACGACCGTTAGGTATGGGGTGAAGCCGGATCCGGATTCTGCTCCGAAGGCATCGAGGCCGCCGCCGGCCAGGGTGGAGGTGAACAGCCACCGGCTCACGAAGTATGCAAGCAAGCCCGCGAGGATCGTGGAGCCGTAGGCGATCGCGGCAGTGATCCCGAGCCATTTGCCGGCGCCTTTGCCGAGTTCAGCTACGGCGGGCATGATGAGCCCTAGGATGATCAGCGGCACAATAAAGCCCAGGAACCCCGAGAAGATCGAGTTGTAGGTCAGAAACACGCTGCCAAGCCACACGGGCATGATGGGGCCGGTCAGAATGCCTAGGATGATGGCTAGGATGATCCAACCGAGTAGGGNGATAGATTTCAGCTTCTTCAAGGGGTGTCCTCGGGTCTACAAGTCTGGGACGCGCGGATATGCACGATGTGAGTGTGGCGCAAGGCACGCCTCAGCCATAGTAAACGGTGTGCGCTGTGCCACATAATCCATAGCTGTGGCTGGTGGCTATTTCTTCACTGGGACGGGTGCCATGCCGAACAGGCCGCCGTCCTTGGCGGACTTGGGCTTACGAATATGGGTGCCCCACAAGAATGCCAACCAAGTTAGCGTCAGTTGAGCTGGGAAAGCAATGAGTGGAACCCCGCCTGCGATCAGACAGATCAGTACCGGCAGCAACACTATCAGCGTCAGATCCGGGCCAATCAAGAAGGACCTGATGGCGCCCGTGGGGATGGGGCCGGTAGGGGAGGCAACGGCTGGCATATTCCAATCTGGGGCGGGCCGGAAGCCTGCCCGCAAAGTTGCCGCGCCAAGTCCTGGCCCGGCAAAGATGGCCAGGATGAGCAGGGCAGNGGAGCCAACACCCAGGGCCAGAAGCAACCCAAAGCAAATAGCCCNCCACATGGTCATGGCGGCGGCGGGAACAACGTAGTGCACTCGGCGAACAATTTTTGCCGGCAGGGGCATGAGTGTGTCCACGGCCGGGTTGCCTGCCGAGAAGCGTGCAGTGGCACCAAGGGCTGTTGCCGAGAAATGCGCACACAGATACAGCGCCACCGCTATCAGCACCGCATTGCCCAAGAACTCAACCGATGCCAGTGATGCTGGAATGGCTGCCAAAACAAGCACCCGCAGCAAGGTAGCGGNGGAGCGCAGCGCCATGGTGGCGTGCGTGCTGATCAGCGTCTTGACGCTCCGTGCCAGGACTGTGCCGGTTGTGAAGACGAGCTTGAGCCGGACCTTGCTTGTACCGGTTGAGGGACCGGCACTGAGGGAGCGAGAGAGCTCAGTGGCATCCATCGCCAGCAGTGAACTCGCTGCGTAGGCCCCTGCTGCGGCACTGGATTTCAGCTTCGCCGTAGTGATGCGCTCCAGGTTCANAAACACCAGCACAAGCAACCCCAGCGCAAGTGCCACCGTCAGTAGGGGCCATATTGCGCCGTCGGCCACCAATAACGGCCAACTGGTGGGAAGGTATTCCATCCAGGCAGTCTGTGTGCCAGTAATAGCCCCGTNTCCAGCCACATTGTTGTACAGGGCCGTGGCAACTAACGTCAGTGGAGCGAGCAAGGTAATGGCTCCCATAACTTTCTCCAGCCATGCACCTGAATCAGTGATCTGGCACCAACAAGCAATGCCATAGAGGAGCCACGCCAGGGACGCACCGCACAGAACGGCCAATGCTAACCGCCCCGGTGCAGGATTCGCGGCCATGCCCAAAGACAACGGAAGAACCACAATGACAGCTGCAATGGTGGGCCAGAGCATCGATTTCAGGAAACCCGGCTGAATGAAGCCGCGCCGTCGTACCGGTAGACCGAGCCACCACGCAGTTTGCGGCATCGTCATGGCAATGGGGCCCATGGTCATTTCAACAGATANAAGTCCAGCTGCCAGCGTGAGCAACACCGTGGCGCTGGCCTGCAGCAGCGTGACGGAGTGGAAACCGGGTGCAACCGCAGAGGCTAAGAGCGCGGATTCGTCTCCCACCCNCAGGCTGTGGCGCAGGGCAACAATGAGGGCTCCCGCCATGGTCAGCAGAGTCAGGCCTCCCAATATGGAGGTGTACACCTCTGAGATGAGCTCCATGAGCCCACCCTGAGTGCGGCTCAGTCCCGCCCGGAACGTGTACTGGCGGATTTCCTTGGCGCTGAAGCGCTCGGATGTCTTCATAGTGGTCATGGGCAATCAGACCTAGTCCGCGTGCGGATTCTCGGAGGCGATGGCCACCGCAGCTTGCTGGGGCGTCATGACGTGGATGGTGTCAGCAATGAACAACGCCTTCGTGGCAACAGTGGATAGAAAGTCAGGGTCGTGAGTGACCACCAGCAGAGCCAAGCCAGCATCTACCTCAGCACGTAACCGGGTAGCCAACTTGTGCCGCATGGCAGTATCTAGGCGCTGTTCGGGCTCATCGAGCACCAGTAGGGAACGGGGTCGGACAAAGGCGGAGGCCAACAGCATCCGGCGCCGCTGACCCGATGAAAGGTTATAGGGCCGGGACTTGGCTAATGCGGAGAGACCGAAGTACTCCAGCTCAGAAGCAATCACGTCTTCCACATCCTCCACGCCGTGCCCTGCTGAAACAATGGCAAGGTGTTCCTCAACTGTCAACGCTGGGAAAAACGCATCGTCATCAAAGACCACGGCCACTTCGCGGCGGAAGTCAAGGGTTCGGTCATCAACTTCAGCACCATTGATCAAGGTGATGCCAGAGACTGCTTCGAGCTGGCCCACAAGAGTTTNTACCACGGTTGATTTTCCGGCGCCATTGGGGCCCACTAGGGCAAGGGCCTGGGCGGAGTGCAGACTGAAGCTGACCACGCCGCACACAGACTTGCCGCTGTAGCCGGCCTCCAGCTTCTCTGCACGCACCACATCCTTGCGCCGCGNGGGCTTATTCTGGGAAGGGCTGGTTGCTTTGCTCATCACTTCGAAGTATAGGCTCGTGGTCCCAATGAACCTGCTTAAGTAACATTCAGCTTCAACTTGAGGGTCAAGGCTCAAAACCCATCACGGCCAAATGGACAAAACATGCCCCGGCACCCGGTAACCTAGTAGGTGGCAGTGGTGAAGGACTAGAGCGGCGAAAGAGTGGACTGACAGGTGAGCAACGAGCAGGGTGCAACGGCACTTGCGAGCGAGGATGTACTGGGCCCGACCGGACGTCCCCTGACGGAATTCCCCGAACCNCCGGTCCTTTCCTCCCATGGCCCGGCCCGCATTATTGCCATGGTCAACCANAAGGGCGGGGTTGGCAAGACCACCTCCACCATCAACTTAGGCGCCGCGCTTGCAGAAGCAGGCCGCAAGGTGCTCCTGGTGGATTTTGACCCGCAGGCCCTGTCCGCTGGTTTGGGAACCAACCCTCACGAGCTTGATATCACCGTCTATAACGTGCTGATGGACCGCAAAGTAGATATTCGCGATGCCATCATCCACACGGACGTTGAGAATATTGACATTCTTCCGGCCAACATTGACCTCTCGGCCGCAGAAGTACAGCTCGTTAACGAAGTGGCACGTGAGCAAGTCCTGGCCAGTGCGTTGCGCAAGGTTGAGGACGACTACGACGTGGTCCTCATTGATTGCCAGCCGTCCCTTGGATTGCTGACCGTTAACGCTTTGACTGCTGCGCACGGAGTCATCATCCCGCTGATCTGCGAATTCTTTGCCCTGCGCGCAGTTGCTTTATTGGTAGAGACCATTGATAAGGTCCAAGACCGGTTGAACCCCGGACTGCAGGTGGACGGCGTGCTGGCCACCATGTATGACGCCCGAACCCTCCACGGTCGTGAGGTCCTGGCCCGCTTGGTTGAAGCCTTTGGCGACAAAGTTTTCGAGACCGTCATTAAACGCACCATCAAGTTCGCCGACGCCTCGGTGGCCGCGGAACCCATCACTTCCTATGCGGCAAATCATCAGGGTGCTGATTCTTACCGCCGTTTGGCCAAAGAACTGATCGCCCGAGGCGGCTCGCCCTAATTTGAGTTCACCAACACTGGTCGCGGGGATCGCGGCAGAAACACCAACGGCAGTCACCGAACCATCTGGTACGCAAGAAACCGTCACAACGCCGAACTCCCTTTCCGGTGACCAGAAATCTGGAGCCTCAAATTCTGGAGCCTCGAAGCGTTTTGAGGTACGGCTGGAGAACTTTACCGGGCCCTTTGATCTGCTCCTGGGACTTATTTCCAAGCACAAAATGGACATCACCGACGTTGCTATTGCCACCGTCACCGATGAGTTCATTAGCTACCTCAAGGCCCTCCAAGACGTGGGCCAGGAATGGGCGCTGGATGAAGCCAGCGAATTCCTGGTCCTAGCCGCAACACTTTTGGACCTCAAAGCTGCCCGCCTCCTGCCTGAAGGGGACGTGGAAAACGAAGACGATCTGGCCCTNTTGGAAGCCCGTGACCTACTCTTTGCCCGGCTNTTGCAGTACAAGGCGTTCAAGGAAGTAGCCACCCTTATGGGTGGGGAGTTGGAGCGAGAAGCCAGACGCTTTCCCCGCCAAGTGGGACTTGAGCCGCACTTTGCAGCGCTCCTGCCAGAGCTGGTGTGGCGCCACAGCCCTCTACAGTTCGCAGAGCTGGCCGCCAAAGCCATGGAACCCAAAGAAACACCCGCTACCGAAGTGGGTATGGCTCATTTGCATGTCCAGGCCGTTAGCGTCAGNGAACAAGCCGCCATCATCACGGCCATGCTGACAGCGGGAATGCCCAAGCCCGGGGAGCTAGCTGCTCGGTGGACCGGCGTGCCGGTGTCCTTTGCCACCTTGAGTGCTGATGCCGAATCTGCCATGGTGGTCATTGCTCGGTTCCTTGCCCTGTTGGAGTTGTTTAGGGATCAGCTGGTTGGCTTTGAGCAAGAAAACCCGTTGGGTGAACTGCTGGTGCACTGGAGTGCAGGGGCCCTGACTCTAGTAGGGGCCGGAAGTGATTTTGACGACGGCGCCGAAAGCGAAGCGTCCACCACGGTCCTTGAAAGCGAGGCAGCACGATGACTGAAAACCCGGCTCATGCTCAGCCCGCACAGCAATCCGTGTCGGATGAACAAGCCGTGCCACGAGGAAAAATTGAGGCCTCGAAGCTGGCCGAATCACGCGACATCCTCCGAGCAGCACTAGAAGCTGTCCTGATGGTGGTGGATGAACCTGTCTCTGCCGAACAGCTGGCCGTTGTGGTGGGCTTGCCCACAACTGCGGTCAGTGAGCTATTACACGAACTCGCAAGGGAGTACGACGGTTATACTAGGGAGGGTGGCACTGTACCGGTTCGAGGCTTTGAACTCCGGCAATTAGCGGGAGGATGGCGTGTTTATTCACGTGCAGCCTATGCCGATATCGTGTCAGCGTTTGTTGTGGACGGCCAAACGGCCCGGCTCACGCAGGCGGCCTTGGAGACCTTGGCGGTGATTGCTTACCGTCAGCCGGTTTCACGGGCCCGCGTTTCCGCCATCCGAGGTGTAAACGTGGACTCGGTGGTAAGGACGCTGGCGCAGCGCGGGCTGATTGAGGAAGTGGGCACCGATCCGGTGTCCGGGGCTTTGTACCGCACCACGGCGTACTTNTTAGAACGGCTGGGAATGGGCAGCGTGGACGAGTTGCCGCAAATTGCACCGCACCTGCCCGGTCTGGAAAACCTCCAAGATTTTGATGATTCACACTTTTAGCATGACCACAACATTTAGTACTTTAAGGACAAACTCATGACACCGTCGCCCCGCTCCGGAAGCTCTTCCGGGCAGAACCAGCCGCGTGGCGGCAAACCCGCCCGGCGCCCCCAAGTCCGGTGGCTTCAAATCCGGCGCCCCAAGTCCGGTGGCTTCAAATCCGGCGCCCCCAAATCTGGTGGTTTTAANATCCGGTGCCCCCGTTCCGGTGCCCCTAGGCCCGGCGGATCCGGTTCCGGGTCCAACGATGACTACATGAAGCCGGGCGCTCTCCGCGCCGCCGGTTATAAGACCGGTGGCCCCAAGGACACGTCCACCAAATCCCGTGGACCTCAGCCCGCCCGCAAGAAGCCCTCACAGTCGGGTGCCCGGCCGTTCAAGAACGAGCAGTATGGCAGCACGGTCGGTTCCTCCAAGGCCCGTCCCACCGAGCAGAACCGCCGCCCCAGNCGCACCACGGATGACATTGATATCCACAATGCCGAGGGCATCCGCCTGCAGAAGGTCATGGCCATGGCAGGNGTTGCTTCCCGCCGTCTGTGCGAAGACATGATCCTTGAGGGCCGCGTCATGGTTGACGGTGTCACCGTGAACCAGCTGGGCCTGCGCGTTGATCCGGAAACCGCGGACATCACAGTGGACGGTATGACCATCCAGACCAACGATTCCATGGTCTACATGGTGTTCAACAAGCCCAGNGGTGTTGTTTCCACCATGGATGACCCTGAGGGGCGCCCGTGCATCAGCGATTACTTGAAGAAGCGCCAGAGTAATGAGCGCCTATTCCACGTTGGTCGTTTGGACACCGGTACTGAGGGATTGCTGATCCTGACGAACGACGGCGAACTTGCCAACCGTTTGAGCCACCCCAAATACGAGATCCCCAAGACCTACTTGGTTCAGGTCCGCGGCCCTATGGCCCACGGTGTGGGCGCCCAGCTCAAGGACGGCGTGGAGCTTGAAGACGGTTGGCAGAAGGTTGACTCCTTCCGTCTGGTTGATTCAACCCCGGGCCACGTCCTGGCTGAAGTAGTTCTACACTCAGGCAAGAACCGTATTGTCCGGCGCATGTTCGATGCTGTGGGCTACCCGGTAGAGCGCTTGGTCCGTGTGAAATTTGGCCCTCTCGCGTTGGGCGATCAACGCCAGGGCAGCATTCGCATGCTGGGCCGCCATGAGGTCGGTTACCTGCTCGCAGACGTGGGGATGTAGGAAACGGATGAATCCTTCGCATTTGGAGGGGCCAGTGCTGGTTCTTGGCAGCGGGCTGCTNGGGGCCAGTATTGGTTTGGGGCTACGGGCCCGCGGCATCGACGTTCTCCTCTCCGATCCCTCACCCTCAGCCCAGGCTGTGGCAGTGGACATTGGTGCCGGGCGTGCCCTTGACCCTGCCCAGGGACTGAACCCTGCCGAGGGACTGAACCCTGCCCAGGGACTGAACCCTGAACTGGTAGTTGTTGCTGCGCCACCGGATGTCACCGCGCAGGTAGTGGCAGGTGCGCTCACAACGTANCCCTCCGCCGTCGTGGTTGACATTGCCAGTGTCAAAGGCGCCATATTGGCACAGCTCCAAGCCATGGAAGGCCTTCCGGCGGCGTCGCTTGAGCGGTACGTGGGCACGCACCCCATGGCAGGGCGGGAACGTTCGGGCCCGGTTGCAGCTCGCGGTGAACTGTTCAACTCGATGCCGTGGGTGCTGTGNCCCTCCGAGGCAAGCTCTGCTCACGCGGTGAAGGTGGCACATTCGTTGGCGATCGACCTTGATGCTGTGGTCTTCCGCTTCACTCCTGAGGAGCACGACGGCGCCGTGGCCCTGGTCTCGCATCTGCCGCAAGTTATGGCGTCCCTGGTGGCGAGCAGACTGGCTCAAACGCCGTCGCATGCGCTATCTCTGGCGGGCAACGGTTTGCGTGACGTGACCCGGATTGCTGCCAGTGACCCGGCGTTGTGGGTGCAAATTCTTGGAGCCAACGCCCCGAAACTGTTGGAGATCATGCGCGGTGTGCGTACGGACCTTGACCGGCTGATCAACACCCTCAGTGCCCCTACAGCCCCTGGTGCCCGCCTTGATTTGGCCCAGCTCATGGCTGAAGGTAACGATGGCCAGAGCCGGATTCCCGGCAAGCATGGCGGCCCGGCGCAGCAGTACTCGTGGCTCACGGTGCTTGTTGATGACAAACCGGGGCAGATTGCCAAATTGTTGACGGAGATCGGTGAGATCGGCGTCAACGTTGAGGACCTTCGCCTTGATCACTCCGCGGGTCTGCAGGTTGGCATGGTTGAACTTTCAGTGCTGCCCGCTCGGCGGGTGCTGCTGATGGATGAATTGACGGCACGCGGTTGGAAGGTAATTCAATGAGCAACACTGAAATAATCAGCACACAAGTGCAGCAGCTGCGCCAGGGCAAGCCCCTCGTTGTTGCCGTTGACGGACCCTCAGGTTCGGGCAAGTCAAGTGTCTCTAAGGCTGTGGCACAACGCCTTGGCCTAGCCTTTTGGATACCGGCGCCATGTACCGCAGTGTGGCCTGGCACTGCCTGAACGGACGTATCAACTTAGCGAACGCCGCGGCCGTCGAAGCCGCAGCGCGGACCATTGCTGGAGCAAAGCATGGTCCCAGACTCTGATTTGGTGAAGGTGAACGGTATCAATGTCACCGATGCCATCCGAGATCCTAAAATTTCTGCGGCCGTTAGTTCTGTGGCCACCAACCTTGGCGCCCGTGCCGAACTGGTACGCCGCCAGCAGGCCCTCATTACTGAGCACGGGCACCGCATTGTGGTTGAAGGCAGAGACATCACCACCGTTGTAGCCCCTGGAGCCGAGGCCCGCTTGATCCTGACCGCCAGTGAGGAAGCCCGCCTGCGCCGCAGGGTTTGCAACTGGGCGGTACCCAGAGCGCTGAGCAGCTGGCCGAGCAAGTGCTGGCCCGGGATGCTAAAGACGCAACAGTGGTTGACTTCCAGCGGGCAGCTGACGGCGTCTACACGGTTGACTCATCGGATTTGGATTTCGAAGAAACCGTCTACGCAGTGCTGGCCGTGGTGCGCCAAGCAGTTAATGGTGGCCCGGCTGCATGAGCACCACAGTAAAACCGCTGCGCGTGCTCACTGCAGCCCCGCCGCGGTGGAAAACCCGCTGGAGCAGGCCACTGGGCCGTGTGCTGGATCATGTGGTGTACAAAACCACCCTCGTGGGACGTGAACACATCCCACAGGAGGGCCCGGTAATATTTGCCGCAAACCACCTCAGCTACCTTGACGGACCCGTCATGGTGGGTGCCTGCACTAGATACATGCACGTCATGGTCCGCCACGACATCTTCAAAGGCGTCCTTGGCGCGGTGCTGCACACCTCGGGTCAGATTCCTGTGAACCGTGACGGGGACCGGGCTGCCCTCCAATTTGCCAAGACGGTCCTAGAGCGCGGCGATTGCGTGGGGATCCTGCCAGAAGGTACCCGNGGTAGCGGGGACGCCTCCGCCGTTAATAGCGGAGTGGCATGGCTGGCGCTGAACTCAGGTGCCAGCGTAGTCCCTGTTGCCATCTTGGGCACCAGGCGTAGCGGGGAACATCGCGATAAAATTCCAGCACCGCGGCGCAGGCTGCACGTGGTGTTTGGGGAACCATTGACAATCACGCGTGAGCCGGGCGTTTCCGGGCGTGTTTCAATGGACAGAGCAACCGAACAAATCCGCCTGCGGCTGGCGGCACACATTGCCGCAGCTCAGACCGCAACAGGGCAGGATTTGCCTGCGGATGATCACCTATCTTCAAAGCANAAAGGACAGCAACCATGAGCGACTCCAAGTCAGCCACATCCTCCGGCGACGGTGAGTTTGGTCACCAGGACTACGTACCTACCGGTACTGACCAGATAGCCGAGAGGCTAGCTGCCATCTCCGACGAGGACGCCGATGCCCGCGCGGCNGGGCTNCTTGCCGGCCTCGCCAGTTATGAACTCAGCGATGAGGACGCAGCGTTACTGTCCGGCGAGTTCCAGGACGGCACAAA from Arthrobacter polaris encodes:
- a CDS encoding cation:dicarboxylate symporter family transporter; protein product: MKKLKSIXLLGWIILAIILGILTGPIMPVWLGSVFLTYNSIFSGFLGFIVPLIILGLIMPAVAELGKGAGKWLGITAAIAYGSTILAGLLAYFVSRWLFTSTLAGGGLDAFGAESGSGFTPYLTVVSSAGESATEIVLPPVIGVMSALVLAFVIGIGLTAFHSKVLFRGAIEFRTIIEAVIRRLIVPALPLFIFGIFMDLSASGSAMTVVTKFLLVAVISLVLTFVVLLAQYTVAGTLSGINPLKALWNMRDAYFTALGTSSSAATIPVTLASTKKNGVSGSVAGFVVPXCATIHLSGSMVKITCFSIAVLLLTGGDVSFAAYLPFILMLGVMMIAAPGVPGGAIAAAAGLLVQMLGFGEAEVGLMFAAYIALDSFGTATNVTGDGAIALIMNKLTRGHLGMQEQDPLEENVDSAEGSATEVHALA
- a CDS encoding DUF6297 family protein → MTTMKTSERFSAKEIRQYTFRAGLSRTQGGLMELISEVYTSILGGLTLLTMAGALIVALRHSLXVGDESALLASAVAPGFHSVTLLQASATVLLTLAAGLXSVEMTMGPIAMTMPQTAWWLGLPVRRRGFIQPGFLKSMLWPTIAAVIVVLPLSLGMAANPAPGRLALAVLCGASLAWLLYGIACWCQITDSGAWLEKVMGAITLLAPLTLVATALYNNVAGXGAITGTQTAWMEYLPTSWPLLVADGAIWPLLTVALALGLLVLVFXNLERITTAKLKSSAAAGAYAASSLLAMDATELSRSLSAGPSTGTSKVRLKLVFTTGTVLARSVKTLISTHATMALRSXATLLRVLVLAAIPASLASVEFLGNAVLIAVALYLCAHFSATALGATARFSAGNPAVDTLMPLPAKIVRRVHYVVPAAAMTMWXAICFGLLLALGVGSXALLILAIFAGPGLGAATLRAGFRPAPDWNMPAVASPTGPIPTGAIRSFLIGPDLTLIVLLPVLICLIAGGVPLIAFPAQLTLTWLAFLWGTHIRKPKSAKDGGLFGMAPVPVKK
- a CDS encoding ABC transporter ATP-binding protein, with amino-acid sequence MSKATSPSQNKPXRRKDVVRAEKLEAGYSGKSVCGVVSFSLHSAQALALVGPNGAGKSTVVXTLVGQLEAVSGITLINGAEVDDRTLDFRREVAVVFDDDAFFPALTVEEHLAIVSAGHGVEDVEDVIASELEYFGLSALAKSRPYNLSSGQRRRMLLASAFVRPRSLLVLDEPEQRLDTAMRHKLATRLRAEVDAGLALLVVTHDPDFLSTVATKALFIADTIHVMTPQQAAVAIASENPHAD
- a CDS encoding ParA family protein: MSNEQGATALASEDVLGPTGRPLTEFPEPPVLSSHGPARIIAMVNXKGGVGKTTSTINLGAALAEAGRKVLLVDFDPQALSAGLGTNPHELDITVYNVLMDRKVDIRDAIIHTDVENIDILPANIDLSAAEVQLVNEVAREQVLASALRKVEDDYDVVLIDCQPSLGLLTVNALTAAHGVIIPLICEFFALRAVALLVETIDKVQDRLNPGLQVDGVLATMYDARTLHGREVLARLVEAFGDKVFETVIKRTIKFADASVAAEPITSYAANHQGADSYRRLAKELIARGGSP
- a CDS encoding segregation and condensation protein A; translation: MSSPTLVAGIAAETPTAVTEPSGTQETVTTPNSLSGDQKSGASNSGASKRFEVRLENFTGPFDLLLGLISKHKMDITDVAIATVTDEFISYLKALQDVGQEWALDEASEFLVLAATLLDLKAARLLPEGDVENEDDLALLEARDLLFARLLQYKAFKEVATLMGGELEREARRFPRQVGLEPHFAALLPELVWRHSPLQFAELAAKAMEPKETPATEVGMAHLHVQAVSVXEQAAIITAMLTAGMPKPGELAARWTGVPVSFATLSADAESAMVVIARFLALLELFRDQLVGFEQENPLGELLVHWSAGALTLVGAGSDFDDGAESEASTTVLESEAAR
- a CDS encoding SMC-Scp complex subunit ScpB, whose product is MTENPAHAQPAQQSVSDEQAVPRGKIEASKLAESRDILRAALEAVLMVVDEPVSAEQLAVVVGLPTTAVSELLHELAREYDGYTREGGTVPVRGFELRQLAGGWRVYSRAAYADIVSAFVVDGQTARLTQAALETLAVIAYRQPVSRARVSAIRGVNVDSVVRTLAQRGLIEEVGTDPVSGALYRTTAYXLERLGMGSVDELPQIAPHLPGLENLQDFDDSHF
- a CDS encoding pseudouridine synthase, which gives rise to MTPSPRSGSSSGQNQPRGGKPARRPQVRWLQIRRPKSGGFKSGAPKSGGFXIRCPRSGAPRPGGSGSGSNDDYMKPGALRAAGYKTGGPKDTSTKSRGPQPARKKPSQSGARPFKNEQYGSTVGSSKARPTEQNRRPXRTTDDIDIHNAEGIRLQKVMAMAGVASRRLCEDMILEGRVMVDGVTVNQLGLRVDPETADITVDGMTIQTNDSMVYMVFNKPXGVVSTMDDPEGRPCISDYLKKRQSNERLFHVGRLDTGTEGLLILTNDGELANRLSHPKYEIPKTYLVQVRGPMAHGVGAQLKDGVELEDGWQKVDSFRLVDSTPGHVLAEVVLHSGKNRIVRRMFDAVGYPVERLVRVKFGPLALGDQRQGSIRMLGRHEVGYLLADVGM
- a CDS encoding prephenate dehydrogenase — its product is MNPSHLEGPVLVLGSGLLGASIGLGLRARGIDVLLSDPSPSAQAVAVDIGAGRALDPAQGLNPAEGLNPAQGLNPELVVVAAPPDVTAQVVAGALTTXPSAVVVDIASVKGAILAQLQAMEGLPAASLERYVGTHPMAGRERSGPVAARGELFNSMPWVLXPSEASSAHAVKVAHSLAIDLDAVVFRFTPEEHDGAVALVSHLPQVMASLVASRLAQTPSHALSLAGNGLRDVTRIAASDPALWVQILGANAPKLLEIMRGVRTDLDRLINTLSAPTAPGARLDLAQLMAEGNDGQSRIPGKHGGPAQQYSWLTVLVDDKPGQIAKLLTEIGEIGVNVEDLRLDHSAGLQVGMVELSVLPARRVLLMDELTARGWKVIQ
- a CDS encoding 1-acyl-sn-glycerol-3-phosphate acyltransferase; translated protein: MSTTVKPLRVLTAAPPRWKTRWSRPLGRVLDHVVYKTTLVGREHIPQEGPVIFAANHLSYLDGPVMVGACTRYMHVMVRHDIFKGVLGAVLHTSGQIPVNRDGDRAALQFAKTVLERGDCVGILPEGTRGSGDASAVNSGVAWLALNSGASVVPVAILGTRRSGEHRDKIPAPRRRLHVVFGEPLTITREPGVSGRVSMDRATEQIRLRLAAHIAAAQTATGQDLPADDHLSSKXKGQQP